The following nucleotide sequence is from Coffea eugenioides isolate CCC68of chromosome 10, Ceug_1.0, whole genome shotgun sequence.
taaatatatttagtgatcCACCAGTTAAACCACTCACCATCGATTGAACTAGTGATTTATTGATCCACCTCTTTTGTCGGGTTCCTCTTCAAaccaggttttttttttaaataaaccCGACTTTATTGATCAAAATGAAGAGAAGCCTCTACAATCTACCCTGTCATGAACCATACGTCTAACAGATGGAACCCCTACCCTATCTAGGCGCATGGCTCCTCTAGCCTCCGGAGGTAATGCTAACGAGGAGGTGTAGATCTTCTCTCCCCCCTGAGCACAACCGACATTCGATAAAGCATCAGCAACTTGGTTTGCCTGGCGGAGACAATGGCTAACTCGTAAAAAGTGACCTCGCAATTCCAACAACTGCTGAATCTCGTGATAAACACCCCAAGGACAGCTCGCCTTGCCTAGGAGAATGTGGACTAACACGAGTGAATCTAGTTCGACATCTAACCTACCAAAGCCACGTTGAACGCACAGCTGAACCCCAAATAGAAGCGCACGAACCTCGGCCTGAAGACTCGTAGCATGACCAAAATAACAAGAAAATGCCAAAAGCAAACTGCCACCTCCATCCCGAAGAATCCCTCCTGCCCCACTAACACTAGGGTTGCCCTTGGTGCACCCATTCGTATTGAGTTTGAGAGCATCCCCTGAAGGTCGAGACCACCGCACTAGCGTATAGGACACCCGGGGGACCCACCCTGAAATCTCTGCATAGAAATGCACCCAGTCTGCAGGGAAGGACCTACGTTGGCGAAGAAACAGGCCAAACAGCTCCAAGAGGTCGGATAAGACTAAGTAGCACAACCTGGCAAACCCTAGTCGGACTCCATCGTATCTCATGCGATTTCTGAATTTCCACAGGTGCCAGCAAATTAGGAGTGGAAGAATATGATGCACAAAAGCCAGCTGCCGGTTACCCCGCTTCCCATACCACCAGGATGCCATACATACACGAAATGATGAGCCAACCCAGGATATGCCTACTGGATCCCCGAAAAAATGCCATACGCGTGACGCCATCTCCCCCATAGCAAAGACATGCTCAACAATTTTGACTACCGGAGATGAGCAACACCCACACCTGGAAGGCCCATGAACCCCAAATTTCATCAAGCAGCAATCCACCGGTATGCGACCCCGTAAGAGACGtaataagaagaaagaaattttcaaaggaaCCACCGGGTGCCATATTTGTCTAGACATGAATGAGCTATTGGCATGCCGTCTCACAAGGTGAAATGCAGACCATAGGGTAAACTGCCCCGATGAACACGGTCTCCATACCATTAAATCAGGAAGTTGACCTACAGGAGGCACAACCCGAACAACCTCACTGACAACCCCGTGCGGCACCCATTGCTGCAGGAGTGGGAGGTTCCAATGTCCGTTCTCTATGAAATCAGCAACCAAATGGTCCGACACACTATCCAGCCGCGAAGCCAACTAGCCTGTCCCAATCCAGTTATCAAACCAAAAATTCGAGCTCCCAGATCGCCCAATCCATCCAATGTGAAGCACCACAAGATGCCGCACCGCCACCATCCGTCTCCAGATTAGCGACCCCCCATTACGATTTACCAAATTAGGATGCACCTGCGCGCAGTACTTAGCCTTCATGAAGGTTGCCCAAAGGGATGACAAAGAACGGAAGCTCCACAAAAGCTTGATGGAGAAAGCTCTATGAATATCCTCCAAACGTCGAAGCCCCAAACCCCCTTCTTCCCCTGGCACACATAAATCCTGCCACCTGATCCAGTGACACTTGTGACCTCACTCCGACTCACCCCAAAGAAAATTCGAGAAGCGCCCTTCAATCTCTTTAAACACAGATTTCGGAGGTGACGCAGCCATCAAGAGATATACCGGCAACGCAGAGAGGACATGCTTCAATAGAACAATCCGACTCCCAGCAGATAACAACCTATTCTTTTAGGACTCAATCTTACTCACCACAGCCTGGCATAGTCCAGTAAAGCACTCCTTTTTCCGGCGGCCATAATACAGAGGGTACCCAGATACCTGATGGGAAAGGAACACGACTTGAAACCCGTAGCCCGCTGGATCACCATCCTCCTGTGTCTACCCAAGTTAGCATGAACTAAGAAGCAACTCTTCGATTTATTCACCCGCTGGCCGGAGGACGTGTCATACCCTTCTAAGACCCTCATTACCAGGTGGAGAAAAGTGGCGGTCGCACTTGAGAAAATTAGCACATCATCAGCATACCCCAAATGGGTGATAGTCGGACAACCTCGTGGGACACTGAAGCCTTGGAACCCCCGTTGGTGCACCAGTTGATTTAAAGAACGAAAAAGCACCTCTGCCCCGATGATGAACAAAGCCGGTGACAAAGGATCCCCCTGGCGAAACTCCTGAGCTGACTTAAAGAAATCGCAGATTGAACCAT
It contains:
- the LOC113750530 gene encoding uncharacterized protein LOC113750530, with translation MGCGAGGVKILETLREDTPGGNPSGEGSLRGVSQGDQTSIPFPFCGYCRKVNHLEEVIAGIQRKARGGNVVFKLDMMKAYDRMMWPFLIKVLRSFGFGERWIVMVWRIISNVWFFVIVNGSICDFFKSAQEFRQGDPLSPALFIIGAEVLFRSLNQLVHQRGFQGFSVPRGCPTITHLGYADDVLIFSSATATFLHLTQEDGDPAGYGFQVVFLSHQVSGYPLYYGRRKKECFTGLCQAVHVLSALPVYLLMAASPPKSVFKEIEGRFSNFLWGEEGGLGLRRLEDIHRAFSIKLLWSFRSLSSLWATFMKAKYCAQLASRLDSVSDHLVADFIENGHWNLPLLQQWVPHGVVSEVVRVVPPVGQLPDLMVWRPCSSGQFTLWSAFHLVRRHANSSFMSRQIWHPVVPLKISFFLLRLLRGRIPVDCCLMKFGVHGPSRCGCCSSPVVKIVEHVFAMGEMASRVWHFFGDPVGISWVGSSFRVCMASWWYGKRGNRQLAFVHHILPLLICWHLWKFRNRMRYDGVRLGFARLCYLVLSDLLELFGLFLRQRRSFPADWVHFYAEISGWVPRVSYTLVRWSRPSGDALKLNTNGCTKGNPSVSGAGGILRDGGGSLLLAFSCYFGHATSLQAEVRALLFGVQLCVQRGFGRLDVELDSLVLVHILLGKASCPWGVYHEIQQLLELRGHFLRVSHCLRQANQVADALSNVGCAQGGEKIYTSSLALPPEARGAMRLDRVGVPSVRRMVHDRVDCRGFSSF